In the genome of Fulvivirga maritima, one region contains:
- a CDS encoding FecR family protein produces the protein MEVNTLKELKCVRYLTKEMPPEDRSVFELELTLDYELQDLLEQYQFIWNNYPTDDLLQLDDHNPYYTEKLREDLQQNKRQKWQRVAYWSAAAVIIITAASLYFFNNTTQYTNHRITAKGERLTIYLPDSSKVMLNGDSRIEYPSVFEDTREVTLQGEAFFEVTKDKEHPFIVHSNELDVKVLGTSFSVNNKISDNTISLAEGKVEVLFNNKEDKVTLAPQEQLIWNSNTHEAVKRNFNLEKELAWKDNILMLDDLTFSNALAPINQFYGVNFKIDNEAIEKQRITGVFQDQNLEEFISSLEFITDVQVVRQSHDNYLIKPVNHD, from the coding sequence ATGGAAGTCAATACTCTAAAAGAGTTAAAATGCGTAAGATACCTCACCAAGGAGATGCCTCCGGAAGACCGCTCCGTCTTCGAACTGGAGCTAACACTTGATTATGAATTACAGGATCTGCTGGAGCAATACCAATTCATCTGGAATAATTACCCTACTGATGATTTGCTTCAGCTAGATGATCATAATCCATACTACACAGAAAAGTTAAGAGAAGACCTACAGCAGAATAAACGGCAGAAATGGCAAAGAGTGGCCTACTGGTCGGCAGCAGCCGTAATAATAATAACTGCCGCGAGTCTTTATTTCTTCAACAATACCACACAATATACCAATCATAGAATTACCGCCAAGGGAGAGCGATTGACCATCTATTTGCCTGATAGCAGTAAAGTAATGCTGAATGGGGATTCGAGAATAGAATACCCTAGCGTTTTTGAAGATACCAGAGAAGTAACACTGCAGGGCGAAGCTTTCTTTGAAGTGACTAAAGACAAAGAACATCCTTTTATAGTGCATAGTAATGAGTTAGATGTAAAAGTATTGGGCACTTCTTTTAGCGTCAATAATAAAATATCAGACAATACTATTTCTTTGGCTGAGGGTAAAGTAGAAGTGCTTTTTAATAATAAAGAAGACAAAGTGACCCTCGCTCCACAAGAGCAGCTCATCTGGAACAGCAATACCCATGAAGCAGTAAAGAGAAATTTCAACCTTGAAAAAGAGCTGGCCTGGAAGGATAACATCCTTATGCTAGATGACCTCACTTTTAGCAATGCTTTAGCACCTATCAATCAATTTTATGGAGTCAATTTCAAGATTGATAATGAGGCTATAGAAAAACAACGCATTACTGGAGTGTTTCAGGATCAGAATCTGGAAGAGTTTATTAGTTCGCTTGAGTTTATTACCGATGTACAAGTGGTTCGGCAGAGCCATGACAACTACCTTATAAAGCCTGTTAACCATGACTAA
- a CDS encoding DUF4442 domain-containing protein → MKLINWWPPMLGTGISLKRVSADRRRYEVEMKMKWYNRNLVGIHYGGSLYSMCDPWYMFILIDLLGSDYMVMDKGASIRYKRPGKGTLSCVFEVSTEQVQSIKQELDEIGKKDYTFLCEVKNSKGEIVTEVDKIVYVRKKSFVFDEPKASKQA, encoded by the coding sequence ATGAAATTAATTAACTGGTGGCCTCCTATGCTTGGTACAGGCATAAGTCTCAAGAGGGTATCGGCAGATAGAAGAAGGTATGAGGTGGAGATGAAAATGAAATGGTATAACAGAAATCTGGTGGGCATTCATTACGGAGGCTCACTGTATTCTATGTGTGATCCCTGGTACATGTTTATTTTAATAGATCTGCTGGGCAGCGATTATATGGTGATGGATAAAGGAGCCAGTATTAGATATAAAAGGCCTGGAAAAGGAACGCTAAGCTGTGTGTTTGAAGTAAGTACTGAGCAGGTGCAATCCATTAAACAGGAACTGGATGAAATAGGTAAAAAGGATTATACTTTTTTGTGCGAAGTAAAAAATAGCAAAGGAGAAATAGTAACAGAAGTAGACAAGATAGTTTATGTAAGAAAGAAAAGCTTTGTTTTTGATGAGCCAAAAGCCTCAAAACAAGCATGA
- a CDS encoding peptidylprolyl isomerase: protein MKTAEIITEKGTMKVHFYEEDAPNTVQNFVDLANKGFYDGLTFHRMIPNFVIQTGCPDGTGYGNPGYRIKCETDGGNQYHERGVLSMAHAGRNTGGSQFFICHSRDNTSQLDGKHTCFGKVVDGLDVIDDIRKGDIIKKITIHED, encoded by the coding sequence ATGAAAACTGCTGAAATAATTACAGAAAAAGGAACCATGAAAGTGCATTTTTACGAAGAAGATGCTCCTAACACTGTGCAAAACTTCGTGGACCTGGCTAACAAAGGTTTCTATGATGGTCTTACTTTTCATAGAATGATACCGAACTTCGTAATACAAACCGGCTGTCCTGATGGTACTGGCTATGGTAATCCGGGCTATAGAATTAAGTGCGAGACTGATGGTGGTAATCAATATCATGAAAGAGGCGTACTTTCTATGGCTCATGCTGGCAGAAATACAGGTGGTAGCCAGTTCTTTATATGTCATAGCAGAGATAATACTTCTCAGCTAGACGGAAAGCACACTTGTTTTGGCAAAGTTGTTGATGGATTAGACGTGATTGATGACATCAGAAAAGGAGATATCATTAAAAAAATCACAATTCATGAAGATTAA
- a CDS encoding DUF3050 domain-containing protein translates to MNAEIDKIEEAILPLRKQLTTHKMYGQLSTLDDIRAFMSQHVYAVWDFMSLLKALQRDLTCVNVPWLPAADPNIARFINEIVLGEESDLGENGEPMSHYEMYLEAMEQVNADTSEIRNFLNSIVENGVDQAINNIEEKAVQDFVRFTFDIINSKKPHLIASAFTFGREDLIPDMFIEIIKKSEKENQVSYNKLTYYLNRHIELDGDEHGPLSLKMIAALCGSDQTKWEECRETAKQALSMRIKLWDSIANKISMS, encoded by the coding sequence ATGAACGCAGAGATAGACAAGATAGAAGAGGCTATTTTGCCTTTGAGAAAACAACTTACTACCCATAAAATGTATGGGCAATTGTCAACTTTAGATGATATCCGTGCTTTTATGAGCCAGCATGTATATGCTGTGTGGGATTTTATGTCACTTTTAAAGGCATTACAACGAGATTTAACCTGTGTAAATGTGCCCTGGCTACCTGCAGCAGATCCTAATATCGCCAGATTCATCAATGAAATAGTACTGGGAGAGGAGAGTGACCTGGGCGAAAACGGTGAGCCTATGAGTCATTATGAGATGTATCTGGAAGCGATGGAACAAGTAAATGCTGATACTTCTGAGATAAGAAATTTCTTGAATAGCATTGTAGAAAATGGCGTAGATCAGGCTATTAATAATATAGAAGAGAAAGCTGTTCAGGATTTTGTTCGCTTTACTTTTGACATTATCAATTCTAAAAAGCCTCATTTGATAGCTTCTGCATTTACCTTTGGTAGAGAAGATCTTATCCCTGATATGTTTATTGAAATAATAAAAAAATCAGAAAAGGAAAATCAGGTAAGTTATAACAAACTTACATACTACTTGAATAGACATATTGAGCTCGACGGTGATGAACACGGCCCGTTGTCATTAAAAATGATAGCAGCTCTATGTGGAAGTGATCAGACAAAATGGGAGGAGTGCAGAGAAACTGCTAAGCAAGCGCTGAGCATGCGTATAAAACTCTGGGACAGTATTGCCAATAAAATATCAATGAGTTAG
- a CDS encoding sugar phosphate isomerase/epimerase family protein, which yields MKLGTVSWTFGIEDLEELFKTVKSLGYEAIQFCGDFRTYPAPQVAEIAEKYEIEITGYDIINCQPRNETDATLAHSVSFYKQVINYASQIGTDMVTVQGLSFWTTDAQNYQEAFDQIVEAVRQLANYAAEKDITLTYEACNHYEVPWIHTAEELIKLKRESAADNLKLVLDSFHMNINEKDAEASIEKVGVNDLFSYHVSDSGRGGIGTGHINFKAHYDKLKAIGFDGLICFEIVVPECRPDKLPMNDAQMDEFLQQHQHSLATWKDYLN from the coding sequence ATGAAATTAGGTACAGTATCCTGGACTTTCGGTATTGAGGATTTGGAGGAATTGTTTAAAACAGTCAAGTCACTTGGTTATGAAGCCATACAGTTTTGTGGTGACTTCAGAACTTACCCTGCTCCTCAGGTGGCTGAGATAGCTGAGAAGTATGAAATAGAAATCACTGGTTATGACATAATCAACTGCCAGCCTAGAAACGAGACTGACGCCACTCTGGCTCATTCTGTCTCATTTTACAAGCAGGTTATAAACTATGCCAGCCAGATAGGAACGGATATGGTTACTGTACAAGGATTGTCTTTCTGGACCACCGATGCTCAAAATTATCAAGAGGCTTTTGATCAAATAGTAGAGGCCGTACGTCAGCTAGCTAACTATGCGGCAGAAAAAGACATAACCCTCACTTATGAAGCTTGTAACCACTATGAAGTGCCCTGGATACATACTGCTGAAGAACTTATCAAATTAAAACGTGAAAGTGCAGCCGATAATCTTAAGCTGGTATTGGATAGCTTTCATATGAATATCAATGAAAAAGATGCCGAAGCTAGCATAGAGAAGGTTGGAGTAAATGATCTATTCAGCTATCATGTGTCAGATTCTGGTCGTGGAGGTATAGGCACAGGGCATATCAATTTTAAAGCACACTATGATAAATTAAAGGCCATTGGTTTTGATGGTCTGATATGTTTTGAAATAGTAGTGCCTGAATGCCGGCCAGATAAACTCCCCATGAATGACGCTCAGATGGATGAATTTCTACAACAACACCAGCACAGCCTAGCTACCTGGAAGGATTACCTCAACTAA
- a CDS encoding FAD:protein FMN transferase: protein MSQTASKLYISQTRELYHCHIKIKIPMEYGEELLEDCFALLEVIDKTYNSYQEGSYFHNINAEAGNWVNTDQPTIEMISLSKKISEIMHGTYDITSMPLIRLWGFYQENNTAIPEAEDIRKTLAQVDYEKIKIHENKVKIEANQEIITGSFIKSYAVDCVVEKLKAAGVTDAIINAGGITIYALNDESHPQWHVNIPHYSDNKETLSRIALSNSCFSLSARKSNYIEIDGKQYGHILNAKTGLPSANLQVGVLSPTTFIGDMLSTALFAHTANAFAINASNLRHHFDFQAYLIDENAHFQHLDFNLFES, encoded by the coding sequence ATGTCTCAGACAGCCAGTAAATTATACATATCACAAACCAGAGAGCTTTACCATTGCCATATCAAGATTAAAATTCCGATGGAGTATGGCGAGGAGCTGTTAGAAGATTGCTTTGCTTTATTAGAAGTCATAGACAAAACCTACAACAGTTATCAGGAGGGCTCTTATTTTCATAATATCAATGCGGAAGCTGGTAATTGGGTAAATACTGATCAGCCAACAATAGAAATGATTAGTCTCAGTAAAAAGATTTCTGAAATCATGCATGGCACTTATGATATTACTTCAATGCCGCTGATCAGACTTTGGGGGTTTTATCAGGAGAATAATACAGCCATCCCTGAAGCTGAAGACATTAGAAAAACGCTTGCCCAAGTGGATTATGAAAAGATAAAAATTCATGAAAACAAAGTAAAAATAGAGGCTAACCAGGAAATTATAACAGGTTCCTTCATTAAATCTTATGCCGTTGACTGTGTAGTAGAAAAGCTTAAAGCTGCTGGGGTTACTGATGCCATCATCAACGCCGGCGGCATCACCATTTATGCTCTTAATGACGAATCGCACCCTCAGTGGCATGTCAATATTCCTCATTATAGTGATAATAAAGAAACTCTTTCAAGAATCGCCTTATCTAATTCATGCTTTTCACTGTCTGCCAGAAAGAGTAACTACATAGAAATTGACGGTAAACAATATGGCCATATTTTAAATGCTAAAACAGGTTTGCCTTCAGCTAATCTACAGGTTGGGGTGCTCTCTCCTACTACTTTTATAGGCGATATGCTCTCAACGGCATTATTTGCTCATACCGCTAATGCGTTCGCTATTAACGCCAGCAACCTGAGGCATCATTTCGATTTTCAGGCTTACCTCATAGACGAAAACGCTCATTTTCAACATTTGGATTTTAACCTCTTTGAATCATGA
- the rsxC gene encoding electron transport complex subunit RsxC: MISLMNIPSLKSKTKKLPIKEIPATEYFMLSLKGYGSVMKPLVNQGDEVKKYQLLAENNNGFYSCLHAPASGVIESIQEIEGEAYIKLRNDFKDTETILAELHIENMAPEDILNVIKYYGIEGSGGARFPTYTKYNTLDSSIDTFIINGAECEPYLSADYALMNHETESLFKAVEIIQKVIGASRIVIGIEHQHKKLKSNLEQSAQAFHLPFEVKILPDQYPQGGELQLIRSVTGKELPKGSIPAQHGIMVSNVGTIHAIYEAFYNNRPYTERTITVSGENSSEPGNYKVSIGTPIKHILEHLGGSWNPKQQTVVLGGPMMGKAVHHADTAIHKGSGGVLVIPHPKNNRHNCIQCGYCSDVCPQHLMPMEFARYTNENNPQKLQDFHLPDCIECGACAYICPSDVPLMKSIFNGKEMIKNLHP, translated from the coding sequence ATGATCAGTTTGATGAACATACCCTCTTTAAAATCTAAAACCAAGAAGCTGCCAATAAAGGAGATTCCTGCTACTGAGTATTTTATGCTATCATTGAAAGGGTATGGCAGCGTTATGAAACCTTTAGTTAATCAAGGAGATGAGGTGAAGAAATATCAGCTTCTGGCAGAAAACAATAATGGTTTTTACTCTTGCCTTCATGCACCAGCTTCTGGTGTTATTGAGAGTATACAAGAGATTGAGGGAGAAGCATACATTAAACTTCGTAACGATTTTAAAGACACTGAAACCATATTAGCAGAATTACATATTGAAAACATGGCTCCTGAAGATATTCTAAATGTCATTAAATATTATGGCATTGAAGGTAGCGGCGGAGCCAGGTTCCCTACTTATACCAAGTATAATACTTTGGACAGTTCTATTGATACCTTCATTATTAATGGAGCCGAGTGCGAGCCTTATCTCAGTGCTGATTATGCGCTAATGAACCATGAGACCGAATCACTTTTTAAGGCGGTTGAGATTATTCAAAAAGTAATTGGAGCCAGCCGTATCGTTATTGGAATTGAGCACCAGCATAAAAAGCTAAAAAGCAATCTGGAGCAATCAGCCCAAGCATTCCATCTGCCTTTTGAGGTAAAAATTCTCCCAGATCAGTACCCACAAGGAGGCGAGTTGCAGCTCATACGATCAGTAACCGGAAAGGAACTGCCAAAGGGTAGCATTCCTGCTCAGCATGGCATTATGGTCAGTAACGTAGGCACAATTCATGCAATTTATGAAGCTTTTTATAACAACAGGCCATATACCGAACGTACAATAACCGTTTCCGGAGAAAATAGCTCAGAACCAGGCAACTACAAAGTAAGTATTGGTACGCCCATCAAGCATATTTTGGAGCATTTGGGAGGAAGCTGGAATCCTAAACAACAAACAGTAGTGCTGGGCGGACCTATGATGGGGAAAGCCGTGCATCATGCAGATACTGCCATACACAAAGGATCAGGTGGTGTTTTAGTTATCCCGCATCCTAAAAATAACCGGCACAACTGTATTCAATGCGGATATTGCTCTGACGTATGCCCGCAGCACCTCATGCCCATGGAGTTTGCCAGGTATACTAATGAAAATAACCCGCAAAAACTGCAAGACTTCCATTTACCTGATTGCATAGAATGCGGAGCCTGTGCTTATATCTGCCCTAGTGATGTGCCACTAATGAAAAGCATATTCAACGGAAAAGAAATGATTAAAAACTTGCACCCATAA
- a CDS encoding RnfABCDGE type electron transport complex subunit D produces MNLNPYIKPKRGNTSMVMLDVVIALLPLVVAGYLAYGMHALTLIAVSILTALVTELIFSSLYLKNYRAIFDGSAVVTALLLVFTLSPATPWYMVSFGAAAAIIFGKIVWGGLGKNRFNPALVGREFMTTFFPAVMTSAAIWDTKNIINVEATNLFPGIDSPYVSSYLSGLFYKTTGALGEYSILLIVLGGLYLLVRKRISWHIPLALLAVFFAAFWFVEDGDDLHFSIAGVLLGTIYMATDMPSSPTNPYGKLYYGAMIGLVTFILILGGVSYEYMSFSILILNGFSRKISETFAPRVWGQSLNWKDRTEKVLMLSLSVLVVALAVISLHYYHFTQYLVYLYIAYIIIKFNYSFIKKISNPI; encoded by the coding sequence ATGAATCTTAACCCTTACATAAAACCAAAGCGCGGAAACACCTCTATGGTTATGCTGGATGTGGTTATTGCGCTGCTGCCCCTTGTGGTTGCCGGGTATCTGGCCTACGGCATGCATGCACTGACCTTAATAGCGGTTTCTATACTTACGGCATTGGTTACAGAATTGATATTTTCCAGCCTATATCTAAAGAACTATCGAGCTATTTTTGATGGCTCTGCCGTGGTTACTGCTTTATTATTGGTGTTTACACTTTCGCCAGCCACACCTTGGTATATGGTATCCTTTGGGGCTGCCGCAGCTATTATATTTGGCAAAATAGTCTGGGGCGGATTAGGTAAGAATCGTTTTAATCCCGCGCTAGTAGGTCGTGAATTTATGACCACCTTCTTCCCTGCTGTTATGACATCCGCCGCTATATGGGATACTAAAAACATAATAAATGTAGAAGCCACTAACCTCTTTCCGGGAATTGACAGCCCCTATGTTTCCAGCTATTTAAGTGGCCTTTTTTATAAAACCACAGGTGCACTGGGTGAATATTCCATATTACTAATAGTCCTTGGAGGTCTTTATTTACTAGTGAGAAAGCGTATCTCCTGGCATATTCCTCTGGCATTGTTGGCTGTATTCTTTGCCGCTTTCTGGTTTGTAGAAGATGGTGATGACCTCCATTTTTCAATAGCGGGGGTACTTTTAGGCACCATTTACATGGCTACTGATATGCCTTCCAGCCCTACTAATCCTTACGGGAAACTCTATTATGGAGCTATGATTGGGCTTGTGACTTTTATCCTGATTTTGGGAGGTGTGAGTTATGAATACATGTCATTTTCTATACTTATTCTTAATGGCTTCTCTCGCAAAATCAGCGAAACCTTTGCCCCAAGAGTTTGGGGACAATCATTAAACTGGAAAGACCGTACTGAAAAGGTGCTTATGCTTTCACTATCTGTACTGGTGGTGGCTCTGGCAGTTATATCACTGCATTATTACCATTTCACTCAGTATTTGGTGTATCTGTACATCGCTTACATTATTATCAAATTCAACTATTCGTTCATTAAAAAAATATCGAACCCTATTTAA
- a CDS encoding nitroreductase family protein, giving the protein MKKLLLFATLAVMMACSEKKEERVVYNGSQKQAIFDNLLTRRSIRKYTDEQVSKDEIDSIMQCAIFAPSALNKQPWEVRVIQNPELLNEINNRFLNYAEGKEFQGSAAHYKEPGFSIFHSAPTLIVIARDKSRDISYLDCGIILQNILLSAHALDLGTCPLGTLVPVLNRRENKDILDLLNIPKGYEVAINVALGHPAESPVAPKRYAEKVKIIE; this is encoded by the coding sequence ATGAAAAAATTATTGCTTTTTGCTACCCTGGCTGTGATGATGGCTTGCTCAGAAAAGAAAGAAGAAAGAGTAGTATATAATGGCTCTCAAAAACAGGCTATATTCGATAATTTGCTTACTCGTAGATCTATAAGAAAATATACTGACGAGCAGGTGTCTAAAGATGAGATTGATTCTATCATGCAATGTGCCATATTTGCTCCCAGTGCACTAAATAAGCAGCCTTGGGAAGTGAGGGTAATACAAAACCCTGAACTATTAAATGAAATCAATAACCGATTTTTGAATTATGCTGAAGGTAAAGAATTTCAAGGTAGTGCTGCGCATTATAAAGAACCCGGCTTTAGCATTTTTCATAGCGCACCTACCCTAATTGTAATCGCCAGAGACAAGAGCAGAGACATTAGTTATCTTGATTGCGGCATTATTTTACAGAATATTTTACTAAGTGCTCATGCTCTGGATCTTGGTACCTGTCCATTAGGCACATTAGTTCCGGTACTTAATAGAAGAGAAAACAAAGACATTTTAGACCTGTTAAACATACCTAAAGGCTATGAAGTAGCCATTAATGTAGCTCTGGGACACCCGGCAGAAAGCCCTGTAGCTCCTAAGCGCTATGCAGAAAAAGTGAAGATTATAGAATAA
- a CDS encoding major royal jelly family protein, translating to MKRYFLIALLYVITISSNQAQQYHSDKLMPVASFGKSMAIGLSVSSDNRVFVAFPNYNGDGKYTLTEEKNGELSPYPNVEWNTNGDYKSHLLRVQDLYVDANDYLWVLDSKPASKGSIFGDDGKSEEGKFKLVKINTKNDQVEKTYLFEDLDKTVSGLNDIRVDTEKELAYLSDPGQAAIVVLDLKTGKSRSVLVKTKFTLADDDLILDYGGNKMVDKNGKPFSSHVNGIALTKDFKYLYFKPINQLNLYRIETKYLAKADLSDKQLKKHVEDMGEVGITHGLVADAKGNIFLTTSINYTITYLSPDGQLHTLVQDSRLIWPDSLGTGSDGYLYFTCAQLQRLPQWNNGGDKTEYPYTMYKVKLP from the coding sequence ATGAAGAGATACTTTTTAATAGCCCTATTGTATGTCATTACAATAAGCAGCAACCAAGCACAGCAATATCACAGTGATAAACTTATGCCAGTAGCTTCTTTTGGAAAAAGCATGGCTATTGGGTTGAGTGTATCTTCTGATAACAGAGTTTTTGTGGCCTTTCCTAATTATAATGGTGATGGCAAATACACACTAACGGAAGAAAAGAATGGAGAACTCTCCCCTTATCCTAATGTTGAGTGGAATACCAATGGAGATTATAAATCACATCTTTTGCGAGTTCAGGATTTATATGTTGATGCTAATGATTATCTATGGGTTTTAGATTCTAAACCTGCCTCCAAAGGTTCTATTTTTGGCGATGATGGCAAGAGTGAAGAAGGAAAATTCAAGCTGGTTAAAATTAACACCAAAAATGATCAAGTAGAAAAAACTTATCTTTTTGAAGACCTTGATAAAACCGTTTCTGGTTTAAACGATATAAGAGTAGACACAGAAAAGGAACTGGCTTACCTGTCTGATCCTGGTCAGGCAGCTATTGTGGTGTTAGATCTTAAAACAGGCAAAAGCAGAAGTGTACTTGTAAAAACCAAGTTTACCCTGGCTGATGACGATTTGATACTGGATTACGGAGGCAATAAAATGGTTGACAAAAACGGGAAGCCTTTTTCCTCACATGTCAATGGAATAGCGCTTACAAAGGATTTTAAATACCTTTATTTCAAGCCTATCAACCAGCTTAACCTGTACAGAATAGAAACTAAATACTTAGCCAAGGCTGATCTTTCTGACAAGCAATTAAAAAAGCATGTAGAAGATATGGGAGAAGTAGGCATTACCCATGGTTTAGTTGCTGATGCTAAAGGCAATATATTCCTAACTACCTCTATCAATTACACCATTACCTACTTATCTCCTGATGGTCAGCTGCATACTTTAGTACAAGATTCTAGGCTTATTTGGCCAGATTCTTTAGGCACAGGCAGTGATGGATACCTTTATTTTACTTGCGCACAATTACAACGTCTTCCGCAGTGGAATAATGGAGGAGATAAGACCGAATATCCCTACACTATGTATAAGGTGAAACTACCATAG
- a CDS encoding lipocalin family protein has translation MKKNNIIFAAGAVVAFGAIALFKPKKYIPEGIEPIKAFDKERYLGKWYEIARFDFRFEKGLSNVTAEYSLNDNGSIKVVNRGYADKKGKFKESVGKAKFVQDDQTAQLKVSFFGPFYAGYNVIAIDPDYKNALVVGESRDYMWLLSRDTTMPEDIKKAYLDLAEKHGFDTSQLVWTEHDPDKV, from the coding sequence ATGAAAAAGAACAACATCATATTTGCTGCAGGAGCAGTAGTGGCCTTCGGAGCCATTGCTCTTTTTAAACCAAAAAAATATATACCAGAAGGCATAGAACCGATCAAGGCTTTCGATAAAGAAAGATACTTAGGTAAATGGTATGAAATAGCCCGGTTTGACTTTCGATTTGAAAAAGGACTGAGCAACGTTACAGCAGAATATTCTCTTAATGACAATGGCTCTATTAAAGTAGTGAATAGAGGCTATGCTGATAAAAAAGGGAAGTTTAAAGAATCCGTTGGTAAAGCCAAGTTTGTACAAGATGACCAAACGGCACAGCTAAAAGTTTCTTTCTTCGGTCCATTCTACGCTGGTTATAATGTTATAGCCATAGACCCTGACTATAAAAACGCATTAGTAGTTGGTGAAAGTAGAGATTACATGTGGCTGCTCTCAAGAGACACCACCATGCCTGAAGATATTAAAAAGGCCTATTTAGATTTGGCTGAGAAACATGGCTTCGATACCTCACAGTTGGTCTGGACTGAACATGATCCTGATAAAGTCTAA
- a CDS encoding glycoside hydrolase encodes MIQNFFSCLFTALLFSGSLLAQTPPKELEIELHPEQKYQTIHSFGASGCWFGEPIGANWPDQKKEHIAELLFSTENTENGSPKGLGLSAWRFNIGGGTAEQGDSSGIVEPNHRVESFLDENGNYDWSKQPGSQYLFKKATDYKVPNLIAFVNSPPVFFNKNGLGFLQTKGHTTNLKSEHYKDFAQFLATVVEHFDNEGYHFNYLSPINEPQWDWYGEFGNAKQEGTPYSNEEMFEVITEVNKALKKNKSETKIVMPEAAMLTYLTGGNGPSSNQINAFWDKKSKLYLGNLSHLAPHVAGHSYFTDGSNEQIISVREKVKESTIKYGLDYWQSEYSLLGNGYREGEESRSTLDCGLFLAKMIHHDLVVGNATAWHYWNSFEPGDWKKDTRYYLIAIEPNEDWTDGAYAVTGNFYALGHYSRFVRPGMQRIGLTRSDEATTMQAAEGVMISAYQDPKTNETVLVAINYTEDYYTLKIKGDGAEWYNQYITNRSNRFKYRGDVQNSYIQLMPRSIYTLVSD; translated from the coding sequence ATGATTCAGAATTTCTTTTCCTGTCTTTTTACCGCTTTATTGTTTTCCGGGTCACTTCTGGCCCAAACTCCACCTAAAGAGCTCGAGATAGAGCTTCATCCTGAGCAAAAATATCAAACTATTCACAGTTTTGGCGCTTCCGGTTGTTGGTTTGGAGAACCTATTGGTGCCAATTGGCCAGATCAAAAGAAGGAGCATATAGCAGAACTTCTGTTTAGTACAGAGAACACTGAAAACGGAAGTCCTAAAGGCCTTGGCCTTAGTGCATGGCGCTTCAATATAGGAGGTGGCACAGCCGAGCAAGGAGATAGCAGCGGCATAGTAGAACCTAACCATCGGGTAGAATCTTTCCTTGATGAAAATGGTAACTATGATTGGAGCAAGCAGCCGGGCTCTCAATATTTATTTAAAAAGGCCACTGACTACAAAGTCCCCAACCTGATAGCTTTCGTTAATTCTCCCCCTGTTTTCTTCAACAAAAACGGCCTGGGCTTTTTGCAAACCAAAGGGCACACTACCAACCTAAAGTCAGAGCACTATAAAGATTTTGCTCAGTTCCTGGCCACAGTGGTAGAACACTTTGATAATGAAGGATACCATTTTAATTATCTGAGCCCCATTAATGAGCCGCAGTGGGACTGGTACGGTGAGTTTGGTAACGCGAAGCAAGAAGGCACTCCTTACAGTAATGAAGAGATGTTTGAAGTAATTACCGAAGTAAACAAAGCGTTGAAAAAGAATAAATCTGAAACTAAAATAGTGATGCCAGAGGCTGCCATGCTTACTTACCTGACTGGTGGTAATGGCCCAAGCTCTAATCAGATCAATGCTTTTTGGGATAAGAAGAGTAAACTATACCTTGGCAATTTAAGTCATTTGGCACCGCATGTGGCGGGGCATAGCTATTTTACTGATGGCAGTAACGAGCAGATCATCTCCGTAAGGGAAAAAGTAAAAGAAAGTACCATTAAATATGGTTTAGATTACTGGCAGAGTGAATACAGTTTGTTGGGGAATGGCTATCGTGAAGGAGAAGAAAGCAGGTCTACCCTGGATTGTGGCTTATTTTTAGCCAAAATGATCCATCATGATCTGGTAGTGGGCAATGCTACCGCCTGGCATTACTGGAACAGTTTCGAGCCAGGAGACTGGAAAAAAGACACCCGCTATTACCTTATAGCTATTGAACCTAATGAAGACTGGACTGACGGAGCCTATGCAGTAACTGGTAATTTCTATGCTCTAGGCCATTATAGCCGATTTGTAAGGCCCGGCATGCAGAGAATCGGACTTACCAGATCAGATGAGGCTACTACTATGCAAGCCGCTGAGGGAGTGATGATCTCTGCTTACCAGGACCCAAAAACCAATGAAACGGTGTTAGTGGCCATTAACTACACAGAAGATTACTATACGCTTAAAATCAAGGGTGACGGTGCAGAATGGTATAACCAATATATCACTAACCGCTCTAACCGATTTAAATATCGTGGTGATGTGCAAAATAGCTATATTCAACTCATGCCTCGCTCTATTTACACACTTGTATCTGATTAA